A genomic window from Leishmania mexicana MHOM/GT/2001/U1103 complete genome, chromosome 14 includes:
- a CDS encoding putative fatty acid elongase, with amino-acid sequence MAGLISYIINYDGYPLQAYLLENIDVIGYIASIYLVMVGKGDCILSWWNKRKAPAADAQAKQNGASKETAVALKSCYAAASTYHLVVCIACAVVSCILVPAMAQSVLANSFFTTMCLWDDARIYKGYVGFALSAAVVVKVVEQLDTFFLILRDYIVASPVQEKKQVRRVRPSHWWFQVLISLYFWHTYSIGTSCFTMIATFTMAISAARNFFYMQQDSAQAQGKTAMAIKPNHEILALDMAEWIGCSALSVYASYMNYTHERGCMTMQANVRMALVMYVTAVVLRFRELGKGVEAPVARKLKSQ; translated from the coding sequence ATGGCCGGTCTCATCAGCTACATCATCAACTACGACGGCTACCCGTTGCAGGCGTACCTGCTCGAGAATATTGATGTGATCGGCTACATCGCCTCCATCTACCTTGTCATGGTGGGCAAGGGAGACTGCATTTTGAGCTGGTGGAACAAGCGTAAGGCGCCGGCCGCCGATGCCCAGGCAAAGCAGAACGGTGCCAGCaaggagacggcggtggcactCAAGTCATGCTAcgctgctgcctccacgTACCACCTTGTCGTCTGCATCGCGTGCGCTGTCGTCTCGTGCATTCTGGTGCCCGCCATGGCGCAGTCTGTCCTGGCCAACTCCTTCTTCACGACCATGTGCCTTTGGGATGACGCTCGCATCTACAAGGGGTACGTCGGCTTCGCCctcagcgccgctgtggtAGTGAAAGTAGTGGAGCAGCTCGACACATTCTTCCTGATCCTGCGAGACTACATTGTCGCCTCTCCAGTGCAGGAGAAGAAgcaggtgcgccgcgtgcgaCCCTCTCACTGGTGGTTCCAGGTACTCATCTCCCTCTACTTCTGGCACACCTACAGCATTGGCACCAGCTGCTTCACGATGATCGCCACCTTTACGATGGCTATCTCTGCCGCCCGCAACTTCTTCTACATGCAGCAGGATTCCGCGCAGGCCCAGGGCAAGACCGCCATGGCCATCAAACCGAACCATGAGATCTTGGCGCTGGACATGGCGGAGTGGATtggctgcagcgcactcTCCGTCTACGCCAGCTACATGAACTACACACACGAGCGCGGGTGCATGACGATGCAGGCAAACGTGCGCATGGCCCTCGTCATGTACGTGACGGCTGTCGTGCTGCGCTTCCGCGAGCTGGGCAAGGGCGTGGAGGCCCCGGTAGCGCGGAAGCTCAAGAGCCAGTAG
- a CDS encoding putative fatty acid elongase, producing MRACVCVCVLSLCLFRWPLPPPSAPPPPIALARLTQPAGWVAEIGFTRLSAHTVFFVLRKGLQLTLTDVLPLRRLSFPYRIYLARRKQSNTRRDKMQWLDNYGDHHYNGHAVRMWLASNVDVCAYIAGAYLAFVFTGPRLMEAIFHGKPPIGVKKVWALWNLGLSVFSLYGWLRVGPPLLRHLMNDGLHNTLCTFHEDEFYTTKVGFAIGMFAISKVPEFIDTVFLLMSGVKLGFLSWFHHVTTYLFAWYSYQQGTSIFICAAAMNYFVHSIMYTYFALAEAGFKKLVKPFAMYITLLQITQMVGGLFVSGYVLAKKLTDDPSSPCPGTSMSAARTQLVIYIFNFYLFSEMFIKAYVLPRKAGAAPRRPSPSKRA from the coding sequence atgcgtgcgtgcgtgtgtgtgtgtgtgctctctctctgtcttttcCGCTGGCCCTTACCCCCCCCGtctgctccacctccgccaaTAGCACTGGCGCGTCTTACGCAACCGGCTGGCTGGGTTGCAGAAATAGGTTTCACCCGCTTGAGCGCGCATACAGTTTTCTTTGTGCTACGCAAGGGACTTCAGCTCACTCTCACAGACGTACTCCCGCTACGCCGCCTCTCTTTTCCTTACCGGATATATCTCGCTCGTAGAAAGCAGTCAAACACACGCCGAGACAAGATGCAGTGGCTCGACAACTACGGTGACCACCACTACAACGGCCACGCCGTGCGGATGTGGCTGGCGAGCAACGTGGATGTGTGCGCTTACATCGCGGGCGCGTACCTCGCCTTCGTCTTCACCGGTCCACGGCTCATGGAGGCTATATTTCACGGCAAGCCGCCGATAGGCGTAAAGAAGGTGTGGGCGCTTTGGAACCTCGGGCTCTCAGTCTTCTCACTCTACGGCTGGCTGCGTGTCggaccgccgctgctgcgtcatCTGATGAACGACGGCCTGCACAACACCCTCTGCACCTTCCACGAGGATGAGTTCTACACCACCAAGGTCGGCTTCGCCATCGGTATGTTCGCTATCTCGAAAGTGCCTGAGTTCATCGACACGGTCTTTCTGCTCATGAGCGGCGTGAAGCTCGGCTTCCTCTCCTGGTTCCACCACGTCACGACGTACCTGTTCGCGTGGTACAGTTATCAGCAAGGGACCAGCATCTTtatctgcgccgccgccatgaaCTACTTTGTGCACTCCATCATGTACACGTACTTCGCCCTCGCCGAGGCCGGCTTCAAAAAGCTGGTGAAGCCGTTCGCCATGTACATCACGCTGCTCCAGATCACGCAGATGGTCGGTGGCCTCTTCGTGTCGGGCTACGTACTCGCCAAGAAGCTCACCGATGACCCATCAAGCCCCTGCCCCGGCACGTCCATGTCCGCCGCCCGTACGCAGCTGGTGATCTACATCTTCAACTTCTACCTCTTCTCAGAGATGTTCATCAAGGCTTACGTGCTGCCGCGCAAggccggcgccgccccgCGCCGCCCCTCACCGTCGAAGAGGGCCTAG